The genomic stretch CTCGGTAAATAgatttgcaaataatataatttaagcaaaatataatcTTATAGTGTATTAACGGAGTTCAGGTTATGATTGAAATTAGTCAGATTCAGAGAACAGTTCTTATATGTATAacttgtaaaatgtaaacaatgatgaaaaactaaaaaaggaaaacaaaactaaaaaggAAACCATGTAAAATCAACCTCTTTATTGGCACTGAACAGGTATAATGAGATTCATGAAGAAAAGTGATGTGGCTTAAAACAAATAAGAATAAAGAGAATCATAAATTCACGTGACATACATGAATGCGCATTATGTCAGCTTTTGCAACGTTTACGATGTATATTCATGGAATATTTATAACCGAATGTCTTTCCACAGTCTGGACAGGAGAAAGGCCTCTCTCTCGTGTGAATCCGTGTGTGTTTCTGCAGTGAAAAAAGCCTTGAGAATCCGATTCCACACATGGGGCAACAGAACTGTTTGCTGTCAGAATGGGAATCGACCTGGTGGCGTTTAAGATTGGTCTGACTGTAGAACGTCTTGTCGCAGTACACGCAGGCAAACGGCCTCTCACCTTTGTGTTTATACAAATGACTTTGGAGTGCAGTGGAGCCAGTAAACTTCTTCTCACACTGATCGCAACTGAAACGCTTCACACTCTTTCGTTTGTTACCCGTGTGGACGCTGCTGTGCAGATCAAGCCAGTCTTTACGTCGGAATCCCCTCCCACAGAGTTCACAGGTGTACGGCGCCTCACCTGTGTGTATTCGCATGTGACGCACAAGGCTTATACTCTGGCGATACTCCATACCACACAGCTTACAGCTGAATTTTTTACCAGAAGTCTTTTTGCCATTTGAAAAGTGGGAGATGGATGGTTCAGCTTCTGTTTTAATATCTGAAGGACTTCCATCTGGCACCTGAATACTTTTTACTCTATATTTCAGCCGTTGGCAAAAGAGCACAGCTGATCCCTCTATTTTGCTTAGCACCAAAGTTTCGATATACTCCTCCTTAGTCGACTTGGACCTCAAAACGCCAAGAAAATTCTCAGAAGGCTTCATATTGATGCAGTCAGGACGCCAAGCCATCAACTAGGGAAACAGATTGAACAGAGATGTAAATATTCAGATGTACATATTAAACCCAAATTTCCCATAAATGAATTATACAATAACCTCATAAGTTATCCGGACACTTACCCCACACTTAAAACATGAAGGTTGCATTAGAAGAAACATTGTTTTCAATAAGAATAAGAGGAATTGAGCATATGTGTGAGTGCAGAAGGCACTAACAAGTTAACAACAGGAAAGAGTCAACAGATGGGACTCAGTGAACCAATGACAGAACTTGATGCAAGATGCAATAGAGTTGTCCAACTAAGAGTAAGAGATCTCCCGACTACTTTGAGTAAACTGAGGAAAGGAAAACTTTGTTGTGTGTGAGCCattcagagaaagagagagacccTAAATGTTAAAAGGTGTTCGTCAGATTGTTTGTCGTTATTTGTCAAATCACAAAATTTAGAATCAGTCAGAAACCTGCtgttaaacaatttttaatctGAACAACAAAGCACTTACTTGGAAATCGgcaatatttattgtatttccAATTAATAGAACATTCTTTAGTCCATTTACAACTTTCTCGTGCATGCTTCTTCTTCTTTATTTCACGGAGCATGACTAAAGATACACAGTACTGCCCCCTTCTGCTATTAAGAGGAATGCAACATTCACCTTGGCTCGGAAGGTCCGTGTGTTTTGTTGCTCTAGTCAGAATAGCATGTATCCACCAATACATATGAAAACTTGTCATTTGTAACTCTACAGCACCATTGATTACTATATGTTAAAATGGGACATTGAATTATTAGTAGAAGATCAAGTTCAGCTCAAGTTTGCTCTGTGCGGATGTATTATTCTGTTCCAGTGATGTGTTGTGACTCAACCTTGAAGGGAAAGATATTGCCTATGTTTTATCTAAAATTGTGTTTACAGGGGTTATTAAGAATATGATAAGCATGTGACCATGCCAAaggaattaaattaaaaaggaaGAAAATAACCATTGGTGATATGATGATAACAGAATGATATAAgaatgagaattcacactgagTGAGTCAGATGATCAGATGGCATCTCCTCCTCGTTgttttgttcaataaagtctATTCTCTGGGAACTGGAACTCTGCCTTTGAGAGATTTTTTCTGAGAAGAGAAGATACTTCACAAATTGCTGAGATGAAAAGAGACTGCATAAAATCCTCCACAACATTTTATACTGTTAACCTAGCAAAACCTGTAGAAAATGGCATAATCAACTTAGTTCGAGGTCCTCATTTTCTATGGCTTCTGGGAGTGCAGAGGACTCCGTCTTCAGTAAACTTTTTCAACTAACTGAGCTTCATATTTGTCTTCATTGAACATTTTGGTCTCTCTTTATGGGGTCAATCTGTGTTCCCCAACAGTACTATTATTGTAACAGTATAGTACTCTGTGTAATTCCTTGGTGTAAGTGTTCTTGTTCtgcaataaaagaaaaaagtggaAGATTTTTAAGACCGTCAGtataaattcataaaacatATGGCAAATCTCTTTTCCATGCCGCATcccatgtcttttttttttttttttttatctctggGCAACTCCCGAACATTCCAACTTGCGTTACACCTTGAAAGTGTTCATCTCAAATTCAACCCCTGTGATTTCACTGAGGAAATGTACTGCTTCCTCACATTCCTGCCATGATTTACACAGCAGATGCTGAGAGTTTATCATGTTGCATAATaaattttacataaatgtatattgacaaaatataaaaatccatGTATGTAAAAATCtactaaaattttactttataaatcaTTCATAGCACACTTTTAAGTAATGCGCTGAATGGTACTTAAGTATCATAGTTGGGAAAATGTACTTATAACTAGTACATTAGTAATATATTAATagaatcaatttaatttaaacttagGATTACTATATAAAAGTCTAAAAAATAAGAACATACTACAAATGTACCTGgaaactgagaaaaactgtaataaagaaACCATGTAAATGCTCTTTATTGGCATTGTGCAGGACAACAAATTAGAATAAACAGAGTAAATCAGAAATTCCTATGACGCATGAATGTGCATCAC from Ctenopharyngodon idella isolate HZGC_01 chromosome 13, HZGC01, whole genome shotgun sequence encodes the following:
- the LOC127525390 gene encoding gastrula zinc finger protein XlCGF8.2DB-like isoform X1; protein product: MHEKVVNGLKNVLLIGNTINIADFQLMAWRPDCINMKPSENFLGVLRSKSTKEEYIETLVLSKIEGSAVLFCQRLKYRVKSIQVPDGSPSDIKTEAEPSISHFSNGKKTSGKKFSCKLCGMEYRQSISLVRHMRIHTGEAPYTCELCGRGFRRKDWLDLHSSVHTGNKRKSVKRFSCDQCEKKFTGSTALQSHLYKHKGERPFACVYCDKTFYSQTNLKRHQVDSHSDSKQFCCPMCGIGFSRLFSLQKHTRIHTRERPFSCPDCGKTFGYKYSMNIHRKRCKS
- the LOC127525390 gene encoding oocyte zinc finger protein XlCOF15-like isoform X2, producing the protein MFLLMQPSCFKCGLMAWRPDCINMKPSENFLGVLRSKSTKEEYIETLVLSKIEGSAVLFCQRLKYRVKSIQVPDGSPSDIKTEAEPSISHFSNGKKTSGKKFSCKLCGMEYRQSISLVRHMRIHTGEAPYTCELCGRGFRRKDWLDLHSSVHTGNKRKSVKRFSCDQCEKKFTGSTALQSHLYKHKGERPFACVYCDKTFYSQTNLKRHQVDSHSDSKQFCCPMCGIGFSRLFSLQKHTRIHTRERPFSCPDCGKTFGYKYSMNIHRKRCKS